The Faecalibacter sp. LW9 genome has a segment encoding these proteins:
- a CDS encoding DUF2185 domain-containing protein, which translates to MKNYLLDQKEIKNIITLPMGYGLISDRVTVDGLPIGYMYRENPDNRQDSGWRFFAGDESEEYLDQENNISLMNINTIAHYDQSIIPYLEEEIGKAFGKNDSGEFVEEHFEPDMEDEAMD; encoded by the coding sequence ATGAAAAATTATTTATTAGATCAAAAGGAGATCAAAAATATAATCACTCTTCCAATGGGATATGGTTTAATTTCAGATCGAGTAACGGTAGATGGTTTGCCAATAGGTTATATGTACCGAGAAAACCCTGATAATCGTCAAGACAGTGGCTGGCGTTTTTTTGCAGGAGATGAATCAGAGGAATATTTGGATCAAGAAAATAACATTTCATTGATGAATATTAATACAATTGCTCATTATGACCAAAGTATAATTCCTTATCTAGAAGAAGAAATTGGAAAAGCCTTTGGAAAAAATGATTCTGGTGAATTTGTTGAAGAGCATTTCGAGCCAGATATGGAAGATGAAGCAATGGATTGA
- a CDS encoding restriction endonuclease subunit S — MQTYEQYKDSGIDWIGQIPEHWEIMNFRHTIKLRHGYQFRDNDFTESGIKIVKITQLNREGYLDLSKADTISKNRLNDFKNIIIKNDDILMCLTGGTIGKIIKVYDLSEIVLQNYRVGHFSYINSNYCNNYLFYTLFADFFQKQIFFDLSETGQPNIGMEDMKKMIVTLPPIHEQKAIAKFLDEKTAKIDALVQTKEQQIEKLKELRQAKIHQAVTKGLDTNAPTKNSGVEWIGEIPVHWEVKRLKHLMRINNGLDYKHVQVDEGYPVIGSGGQFAYASNYLYDGEVLFLGRKGTIDKPLYYKGKFWTVDTMFYCVVNNMGITKYLYYFSTTIPFKYYSTATALPSMTQGDLNNHNIPIPPIQEQEQIVAYLDEVTGKIDQAIAQKQEQITKLKEYKQSLINDVVTGKVRVC, encoded by the coding sequence ATGCAAACATACGAACAATACAAAGACAGTGGGATCGACTGGATTGGACAGATTCCTGAGCATTGGGAAATAATGAACTTCAGACATACTATTAAATTAAGACATGGTTATCAATTTAGAGATAATGATTTTACGGAGTCTGGAATTAAAATAGTAAAGATTACTCAATTGAATAGAGAAGGTTATCTTGATTTGTCAAAAGCTGATACTATTTCTAAAAATAGATTAAATGATTTTAAAAATATCATTATTAAAAATGATGATATTCTTATGTGTTTAACAGGTGGTACTATTGGTAAGATAATTAAAGTTTATGATTTATCGGAAATCGTTTTACAAAATTATCGTGTTGGTCATTTTTCATATATAAATAGTAATTATTGTAATAATTATTTGTTTTATACTCTATTTGCGGATTTTTTCCAAAAACAAATATTTTTTGATTTAAGTGAAACTGGTCAACCTAATATTGGAATGGAAGATATGAAAAAAATGATTGTAACTCTTCCCCCAATCCACGAACAAAAAGCCATTGCAAAATTCTTAGACGAAAAAACTGCGAAGATTGATGCGTTGGTGCAAACCAAAGAGCAACAAATTGAAAAGTTAAAAGAATTGCGCCAAGCCAAAATTCATCAAGCAGTAACCAAAGGTTTAGATACTAATGCACCGACAAAAAATTCGGGTGTTGAATGGATTGGTGAAATTCCTGTGCATTGGGAGGTGAAGAGGTTGAAGCATCTAATGAGAATTAATAATGGGTTAGATTATAAACACGTTCAAGTTGATGAAGGATATCCAGTTATAGGTTCTGGAGGGCAATTTGCTTATGCTTCTAATTATCTTTATGATGGAGAAGTTTTATTTTTGGGTAGAAAAGGTACTATTGATAAGCCTCTTTACTATAAAGGAAAATTTTGGACTGTTGATACAATGTTTTATTGTGTGGTTAATAACATGGGAATTACTAAATATTTATATTATTTCTCAACAACAATTCCATTTAAATATTACTCAACTGCAACGGCATTACCAAGTATGACTCAAGGGGATTTAAATAATCATAACATTCCAATTCCCCCAATCCAAGAACAAGAGCAAATCGTTGCTTATTTGGATGAAGTGACTGGAAAAATAGACCAAGCCATTGCCCAAAAACAAGAACAAATTACCAAACTAAAAGAATACAAACAAAGTCTTATCAACGACGTAGTAACGGGGAAGGTGAGGGTTTGTTAG
- a CDS encoding enoyl-CoA hydratase/isomerase family protein, with amino-acid sequence MEAYVKSDIQNGIGTIEFYHYQSNSMPGSQLRNLAAEIEKLGNDDAVKVIVLKSAGDRTFCAGASFDELISIKDRETGLEFFSGFAHVINAIRKAPKFVLARIQGKAVGGGVGIASAADYTFATQHAAVKLSELAVGIGPFVVGPAVERKVGTSAFTQMAINATEFQTAQWAKEKGLYAEVFETAEDMDAAIETLATKLAGSNPDAMKHLKRVSWEGTENWDELLIERAKISGELVLSEFTINAINKFKAK; translated from the coding sequence ATGGAAGCTTACGTAAAGTCAGATATACAAAACGGAATTGGTACAATTGAATTTTACCACTACCAAAGTAATTCAATGCCAGGAAGTCAATTAAGAAACTTGGCTGCTGAAATTGAAAAATTAGGAAACGATGATGCTGTTAAAGTGATCGTTTTAAAAAGTGCAGGAGATCGTACATTCTGTGCGGGAGCATCTTTTGATGAATTAATTTCAATCAAAGATCGTGAAACTGGATTAGAATTCTTTTCTGGATTTGCTCATGTGATCAACGCGATTCGTAAAGCGCCAAAATTCGTTTTAGCACGTATACAAGGAAAAGCTGTTGGAGGAGGAGTTGGAATTGCTTCTGCGGCAGATTATACTTTTGCGACACAACACGCTGCTGTTAAATTATCAGAATTAGCAGTTGGAATCGGACCATTCGTGGTTGGACCAGCGGTAGAACGTAAAGTAGGTACTTCTGCTTTTACGCAAATGGCAATTAACGCTACAGAATTCCAAACGGCTCAGTGGGCAAAAGAAAAAGGATTATACGCTGAAGTTTTTGAAACTGCTGAAGATATGGATGCAGCAATTGAAACGTTAGCCACTAAATTAGCTGGATCGAATCCAGATGCTATGAAACATTTAAAACGTGTTTCGTGGGAAGGAACAGAAAATTGGGACGAATTATTAATTGAGCGTGCGAAAATATCAGGTGAATTGGTTTTATCTGAATTTACGATTAACGCAATTAACAAATTCAAAGCAAAATAA
- a CDS encoding YkvA family protein: MNKSKFFKVAGAAAMKAQQDKSFFEKVKAFPRLISAFRKKQYKPELSNLFMGIIAVVYILSPIDIIPEALFGPFGLIDDFGILMFGMKYFDKEIINFLQWEFNQKKYKDIEDAKIIEE, translated from the coding sequence ATGAATAAATCAAAGTTTTTTAAAGTAGCAGGTGCTGCTGCGATGAAGGCACAACAAGACAAATCTTTTTTTGAAAAAGTAAAAGCTTTTCCAAGATTGATTTCAGCTTTCAGAAAAAAACAGTACAAACCAGAACTATCCAATTTGTTCATGGGAATAATAGCAGTAGTCTATATTTTATCTCCTATCGACATTATTCCAGAAGCATTATTTGGACCATTTGGTTTAATTGATGATTTTGGGATTCTAATGTTTGGAATGAAATATTTTGATAAAGAGATCATCAATTTCTTGCAATGGGAGTTCAATCAAAAAAAATACAAAGACATCGAAGATGCTAAAATCATCGAAGAATAA
- a CDS encoding isocitrate lyase/phosphoenolpyruvate mutase family protein, with the protein MNHYEEFKKLHYANSPLLIGNVWDAISVKACEKAGYEVVNVSSHPVADMLGYKDGQNMSFDEIFFISKRIKASTPLHVSVDIEAGYTNNNDILNHYVERLVDIGVCGINLEDGITNGEERKLADVSILEKKIQSIKTYLNSKNKNIFINARIDTYTTKHPEAFNESLNRAQIYEAAGADGVFIPLIEDDHEIRTILDTVDIALNVFLTPQLNNYDHIASLGVHRISSGNKVQAKVNELTEDLFKDLFQHKNFNRII; encoded by the coding sequence ATGAATCATTACGAAGAATTTAAAAAACTACATTATGCCAATTCACCATTATTAATCGGTAATGTTTGGGATGCCATAAGTGTTAAAGCTTGTGAAAAAGCCGGATATGAAGTTGTTAATGTATCCAGTCATCCGGTTGCGGATATGCTTGGGTATAAAGATGGTCAAAACATGAGTTTTGATGAAATCTTTTTTATCAGTAAACGAATTAAAGCATCTACACCACTCCATGTTTCTGTAGATATTGAAGCTGGATATACCAATAACAATGATATTTTAAATCATTATGTTGAACGATTAGTTGATATTGGAGTCTGTGGTATTAATTTAGAAGATGGTATAACCAATGGTGAAGAACGAAAATTAGCTGATGTATCAATTCTTGAAAAAAAAATACAATCAATTAAAACGTATTTGAATTCAAAAAATAAAAATATATTTATTAATGCACGTATAGATACCTATACCACAAAACATCCAGAAGCATTTAACGAATCTTTAAATCGTGCACAAATTTATGAAGCTGCAGGTGCAGATGGTGTTTTTATTCCTCTGATAGAAGATGATCATGAAATTAGAACGATATTAGATACTGTAGACATTGCGTTAAACGTATTTCTTACGCCACAATTGAATAATTACGATCATATCGCTTCTTTAGGAGTGCATCGCATCAGTAGCGGTAACAAAGTACAAGCTAAAGTCAATGAGTTAACTGAAGATCTATTTAAGGATTTATTTCAGCATAAGAATTTTAATCGAATAATTTAA
- a CDS encoding IS1182 family transposase: MYTSSKIVFKDYNPKENLLFPPNLSELIEEKHPVRVISNIIDGLAIKNLINSYKPYGTSSYHPKMLLKVLIYGYLSNIYSSRKLEQALKENIHFMWLSGMNRPDHNTINRFRSERLKGKLKSIFTQIVLLLEKEGIVSLTTTFVDGTKIEANANRYTFVWGRAIKKHKARISEQLEDLWNYAESVAKEELQNTENIEFKEIDSEKVTQTIDKINEVLKDKKIPSKIRQKLNYGKRNWSKNLEKYKKQEEILQQRNSYSKTDTDATFMRMKEDHMKNGQLKPAYNLQISTNKQYILHYSIHHNPTDTKTLKPHLAGFEQHYHRTPKELVADAGYGSEENYNLLKSKKIKPYVKYNYFRKDQKSGQITSSESNPKLAKIREKAYKLLNTVKGIKLRKQRCHDVEPVFAEIKHNKNFKRFMLRGVDKVEIEVGLLAIAHNLKKMAKIT, translated from the coding sequence GTGTATACTAGTTCGAAAATAGTCTTTAAAGATTACAATCCCAAAGAAAATTTGCTTTTTCCTCCAAATTTATCGGAGTTGATAGAAGAAAAGCATCCTGTTAGAGTTATTTCCAATATAATAGATGGTTTAGCAATTAAAAATCTTATTAATAGCTATAAACCATATGGAACATCATCTTATCACCCAAAAATGCTTCTGAAAGTGTTGATTTATGGCTACCTAAGTAATATTTATTCAAGCCGTAAACTAGAACAAGCACTGAAAGAAAATATTCATTTTATGTGGCTTTCTGGAATGAATCGTCCTGACCATAATACGATAAATCGCTTTCGTAGCGAGCGATTAAAAGGTAAACTGAAATCTATATTCACTCAAATAGTCTTGCTTTTAGAAAAAGAAGGAATCGTTAGTTTAACAACCACTTTTGTTGATGGGACTAAGATTGAGGCAAACGCTAATCGCTATACATTCGTTTGGGGAAGAGCGATTAAAAAACACAAAGCTAGAATTTCTGAGCAGTTAGAAGACTTATGGAATTACGCAGAAAGTGTAGCAAAAGAAGAGCTTCAAAACACAGAAAATATTGAATTTAAAGAAATCGATTCTGAAAAAGTCACACAAACAATTGATAAGATAAATGAAGTTTTGAAAGATAAAAAAATCCCATCAAAGATTCGTCAAAAGCTCAATTATGGAAAGAGAAATTGGTCTAAGAATTTAGAAAAATACAAAAAACAAGAAGAGATTTTACAACAAAGAAATTCTTACTCTAAGACCGATACAGATGCTACATTTATGAGAATGAAAGAAGATCATATGAAAAATGGTCAGCTAAAACCCGCTTATAATCTGCAAATCTCCACGAATAAACAGTATATTTTACATTATTCTATTCACCATAATCCAACCGATACAAAAACTCTAAAACCTCATTTAGCAGGTTTTGAGCAGCATTACCATAGAACTCCAAAAGAGCTTGTAGCCGATGCGGGCTATGGCTCAGAAGAAAATTATAACTTGCTTAAATCAAAAAAGATAAAACCTTACGTAAAATACAATTACTTCAGAAAAGATCAAAAATCAGGACAAATTACTTCTTCAGAGAGCAATCCCAAACTGGCTAAAATAAGAGAAAAAGCATATAAACTTCTCAATACAGTGAAAGGTATCAAACTCAGAAAACAAAGATGTCACGATGTTGAACCAGTTTTTGCCGAAATAAAACACAACAAAAACTTTAAACGATTTATGTTAAGAGGAGTTGATAAAGTCGAAATTGAAGTCGGCTTACTTGCTATTGCTCATAACTTAAAGAAAATGGCGAAAATCACCTGA
- a CDS encoding class I SAM-dependent DNA methyltransferase, translating into MTHQSHNKLVSFIWSIADDCLRDVYVRGKYRDVILPFVVLRRIDSLLEPTKDKVLEEVKFQREVLNQVELDPQGLRDASGYVFYNTSSWTMEKLKGTATNSQQKLIANFEEYLNGFSSNVKEIIEKFNLVAQVRHMASKDVLLDVLEKFTSPYINLTPFEINDPEGRPLPALSNLGMGYVFEELIRKFNEENNEEAGEHFTPREVIQLMTAMVFEPIKDKLPPVITIYDPCCGSGGMLSESENFLIEDCGISYAGDIYLYGKEINDETYAICKSDMMIKGKNPENIRVGSTLSTNEFSGEKFDFMLSNPPYGKSWASEVKYIKDGKDVIDTRFQFKLKDYWGNWEVVDATPRTSDGQLLFLMEMVDKMKAPTANKIGSKIASVHNGSSLFTGDAGSGESNIRRYIIENDLLDAIVQLPNNMFYNTGITTYIWLLNNNKPKERQGSVQLLDANNLFQKLRKNLGSKNCELTPAQIREIAQAYLDNLEETKEGSDLKIKRFKNTDFGYYKVNIERPKRLRSQFTKDALETLRFDKALATPMQLIYETYGDLAYVDLSSKIEEITKRAEKEDWGLNKKQIAKLVDTATWQKPKAIYDAALALWNHVGDDIFMDFNAFSSLVDDVVKKHKLNLSAAEKKAILNAISTYDATAEKVIKKIEKLSGDKLDQLVDKLGCTVEELPFFGYYPTAKPGEFITYETESDLRDSEQISLNEEILTYFQREVIPHVEEAWINLDSVKIGYEISFNKYFYQHTPLRAIEDITADLLALEEQGDGLLAEILKF; encoded by the coding sequence ATGACACACCAATCACATAATAAATTAGTTAGCTTTATTTGGTCAATCGCAGACGATTGTTTGCGCGACGTATACGTTCGTGGAAAGTACAGAGATGTAATTTTACCATTTGTTGTATTACGTCGTATTGACTCGCTTTTAGAACCAACAAAAGATAAAGTTCTTGAAGAAGTAAAATTCCAACGTGAAGTATTAAATCAAGTTGAGTTAGATCCCCAAGGGTTAAGAGATGCATCGGGTTATGTATTCTACAATACCTCATCGTGGACAATGGAAAAACTAAAAGGAACGGCTACCAATTCTCAACAAAAACTGATTGCTAATTTTGAAGAGTATCTAAACGGTTTTTCGTCGAATGTGAAGGAAATCATCGAAAAATTCAACTTAGTTGCTCAAGTGCGCCATATGGCTTCTAAAGATGTTTTATTAGATGTTTTAGAGAAATTTACTTCACCATATATCAACTTAACTCCATTTGAAATTAACGATCCAGAAGGTCGTCCGTTACCAGCTTTATCTAATCTTGGTATGGGGTATGTTTTCGAAGAATTGATTCGAAAATTCAATGAAGAAAATAACGAAGAAGCTGGGGAACACTTTACACCTCGTGAAGTTATTCAGTTGATGACTGCTATGGTTTTCGAACCTATTAAAGACAAATTACCTCCTGTTATTACGATTTATGATCCGTGTTGTGGTTCTGGAGGAATGCTTTCAGAATCAGAGAATTTCTTAATCGAAGATTGTGGTATCAGCTATGCAGGTGATATTTATCTGTATGGTAAAGAAATCAATGATGAAACCTATGCGATTTGTAAATCGGATATGATGATCAAAGGAAAAAATCCAGAAAATATTCGTGTCGGTTCTACTTTGTCAACGAATGAATTTTCGGGCGAGAAATTCGATTTTATGCTATCTAATCCACCATACGGGAAATCGTGGGCTTCGGAAGTAAAATACATCAAAGATGGAAAAGATGTAATTGATACTCGTTTCCAATTCAAATTAAAAGACTATTGGGGAAATTGGGAAGTAGTGGATGCAACACCACGAACTTCAGACGGGCAGTTATTGTTCTTAATGGAAATGGTAGATAAAATGAAAGCACCAACTGCTAATAAAATCGGAAGTAAAATTGCTTCGGTTCACAACGGTTCTTCATTGTTTACTGGTGATGCAGGTTCGGGTGAATCGAATATTCGACGTTACATTATCGAAAATGATTTATTAGATGCCATCGTACAATTACCTAACAATATGTTCTATAACACGGGGATTACGACGTATATCTGGTTATTGAACAATAATAAACCAAAAGAACGACAAGGATCTGTACAGTTGTTGGATGCGAATAATTTATTCCAGAAATTACGTAAGAACTTGGGGTCTAAAAACTGCGAATTAACGCCAGCACAAATCCGAGAAATTGCTCAAGCTTATTTAGATAACTTAGAAGAAACGAAAGAAGGTTCTGATTTAAAAATCAAACGTTTTAAAAACACTGATTTCGGTTATTACAAAGTTAACATCGAGCGTCCAAAACGTTTACGTTCTCAGTTTACGAAAGATGCGTTAGAGACTTTACGTTTCGATAAAGCTTTGGCTACACCAATGCAATTGATTTACGAAACGTACGGAGATTTAGCGTATGTAGATTTATCATCGAAAATAGAGGAAATCACTAAACGTGCCGAAAAAGAAGATTGGGGTTTAAATAAAAAACAGATTGCTAAGTTAGTGGATACGGCTACTTGGCAAAAACCAAAAGCTATTTACGATGCTGCATTAGCTTTATGGAATCACGTTGGTGATGATATTTTTATGGATTTTAACGCCTTTAGTTCGTTAGTGGATGATGTTGTTAAGAAACATAAATTAAACCTTTCAGCAGCTGAGAAAAAGGCAATCTTAAACGCAATTTCTACTTACGATGCAACAGCAGAAAAAGTAATTAAAAAAATTGAAAAACTTTCTGGCGATAAGTTAGACCAATTAGTGGATAAATTAGGATGTACGGTGGAAGAATTACCTTTCTTTGGCTATTATCCAACGGCTAAACCTGGTGAATTTATTACGTATGAAACAGAATCTGATTTACGTGATAGTGAACAAATTTCGTTGAACGAAGAAATCCTAACGTATTTCCAACGCGAAGTAATTCCTCACGTAGAAGAAGCTTGGATTAACCTAGATTCAGTAAAAATTGGGTACGAAATTTCGTTTAACAAATACTTCTACCAACATACACCTTTGCGTGCAATAGAAGATATTACAGCTGATTTATTAGCCTTAGAGGAGCAAGGGGATGGTTTATTGGCTGAAATCCTAAAATTTTAA
- a CDS encoding DUF262 domain-containing protein, with translation MNDIKLLYTVKEIFEEESFLQKNGVNYYNIPHYQRGYKWEPANVEKLLDDIYNAHLKDDKFYCVQNITITKKNDCYNVIDGQQRLTTLTLILAYLGDKTLVHNKVRFPENSIRKYTNKILNEWITSQDFDFYNAYKTWEELIQDHPEYDLQDIAHIYSVAIAIKNWFERLRSTEGSSYVESFVQKLHNNVKLIVNDVEGTQSEEKIFANLNSKRIPLDGADLIRAILITRVAREEAKEEADLKNIIFVNERRIKLGWELDQIYNWWSEEDKKVYFERFISIDSELVGNNKLFNKDIHPINFLYLLYAESAQEKELSLSFIENNENALVLYKSILHMHNTLSDWFSDRNIYHLLGYVFSNAREHKDVNFAKIWKLWNNCSTREQFIEELKSIIKLYFVDEEEIIDFKDMGIDWYNDRQNVLVKTLLLLDVIESLKPNKAYLPPKYFKKNLDDIEHIFPQNPKGKTNKEIIEYTLFLQKIGVLKQEEVDLNTLAKTLEDEYLKEDFLQLLESKTDTIKTNSIGNLVLLHRSLNRGLGNKVYEQKRSKIISYHNAGNFIQPHTFKVFVRDFVDNTYDVDYSDKEYWLQSDIENNAKYIHNQTLNFFKNKS, from the coding sequence ATGAACGATATAAAATTACTGTACACGGTAAAAGAAATATTTGAAGAAGAAAGCTTTTTACAAAAAAATGGTGTTAACTACTACAATATACCACATTATCAACGTGGTTATAAATGGGAACCAGCTAACGTAGAAAAACTATTAGATGATATATATAATGCTCATCTAAAAGATGATAAGTTTTACTGTGTTCAAAATATTACCATAACAAAAAAAAATGATTGCTATAACGTAATAGATGGTCAACAGCGATTAACCACACTAACTCTTATTTTAGCCTATTTGGGTGATAAAACGCTGGTACACAATAAAGTTAGATTCCCTGAGAATAGCATACGTAAGTATACCAATAAAATATTGAATGAGTGGATTACGTCTCAGGATTTTGACTTTTATAATGCCTATAAAACGTGGGAGGAGCTAATACAAGACCATCCTGAATACGATTTGCAAGATATAGCCCATATCTATAGTGTTGCTATTGCGATAAAAAACTGGTTTGAAAGATTAAGATCGACAGAGGGGAGCAGCTATGTTGAGAGTTTTGTACAAAAACTACATAATAATGTAAAGCTCATCGTAAATGATGTAGAGGGAACACAATCTGAAGAAAAGATTTTTGCCAATTTAAATTCTAAAAGGATACCACTAGATGGAGCTGACCTTATACGTGCTATTTTAATTACGCGTGTAGCAAGAGAAGAAGCAAAAGAAGAAGCCGATTTAAAAAATATCATATTCGTAAATGAACGAAGAATTAAATTAGGTTGGGAGCTAGACCAAATTTACAATTGGTGGAGTGAAGAAGATAAAAAGGTTTACTTTGAAAGATTTATTTCTATTGATTCTGAATTGGTAGGTAATAATAAGCTGTTTAATAAAGATATACATCCCATAAATTTTCTTTATCTATTGTATGCGGAGTCTGCACAGGAGAAAGAATTGTCGCTTTCTTTTATAGAAAACAATGAAAATGCATTGGTATTGTATAAATCTATTTTGCATATGCACAATACATTGTCGGATTGGTTTAGTGATAGAAATATATACCACTTGTTAGGTTATGTATTTTCGAATGCAAGAGAACATAAAGACGTCAATTTTGCTAAAATATGGAAGTTATGGAATAATTGTTCAACGAGGGAACAATTTATAGAAGAACTAAAATCTATAATAAAATTATATTTTGTAGATGAAGAAGAAATTATTGACTTCAAAGACATGGGAATTGACTGGTATAATGATAGACAAAATGTTTTGGTCAAAACACTATTGTTATTGGATGTTATTGAGAGTTTAAAGCCAAATAAAGCGTATTTGCCTCCAAAATATTTCAAGAAAAACCTAGATGATATTGAACATATCTTTCCTCAAAATCCAAAAGGCAAAACTAATAAGGAAATCATAGAATATACTTTATTCTTACAAAAAATTGGTGTACTAAAGCAGGAAGAAGTAGATTTAAATACTTTGGCTAAAACTTTAGAAGATGAATATTTAAAAGAAGATTTTTTGCAATTATTAGAATCGAAAACCGACACCATAAAAACTAACTCTATAGGCAATTTGGTGTTACTGCACCGCTCTTTGAATAGAGGGTTGGGTAATAAGGTATATGAGCAAAAAAGAAGCAAAATTATCTCGTATCATAATGCTGGAAACTTCATTCAACCCCATACTTTTAAAGTATTCGTTAGAGATTTTGTTGACAACACTTATGATGTTGATTATAGTGATAAAGAGTATTGGCTTCAAAGCGATATTGAGAATAACGCAAAGTATATTCATAATCAGACTCTTAATTTTTTTAAAAATAAATCATGA
- the miaA gene encoding tRNA (adenosine(37)-N6)-dimethylallyltransferase MiaA, with the protein MQTAIPKKTLISIVGPTAIGKTNLAIGIAKHFGCEIISCDSRQFYKEMTIGTAVPSKEELAEVKHHFIQNLSIHDNYSVGDFERDGLAFLNQYFKSNNICVMVGGSGLYEKAITEGFDQFPDVDPKIREELNQELNDYGIEMLQKELQLKDPNYFNEVDIHNKQRVIRALEIIRGTGKMFSSFRNQKLTPRPFQIIKIGLELPREEMYDRINRRVDIMVNEGLIEEVKALEDVKHLNALQTVGYRELFDFFDENITKEFAIEEIKKNTRRFAKRQMTWFKKDETIHWFSPFDIDPIIQHINHKISSI; encoded by the coding sequence ATGCAAACTGCAATACCAAAAAAAACATTAATCAGTATCGTTGGACCAACCGCAATTGGTAAAACAAATCTAGCCATAGGCATAGCCAAACATTTTGGTTGCGAAATTATTTCATGTGATAGCCGACAATTTTATAAAGAAATGACCATTGGAACTGCTGTTCCCTCAAAAGAAGAATTGGCTGAGGTCAAACATCATTTTATCCAAAACTTATCCATTCATGACAATTATTCTGTTGGAGATTTCGAAAGAGATGGTTTAGCATTTCTTAACCAATACTTTAAATCAAATAACATTTGTGTAATGGTGGGTGGATCTGGATTATATGAAAAAGCCATAACGGAAGGTTTTGATCAATTTCCAGATGTAGATCCAAAAATTCGCGAAGAATTAAACCAAGAATTAAATGATTACGGAATTGAAATGCTTCAAAAAGAATTGCAGCTCAAAGATCCAAATTATTTTAATGAAGTAGATATTCATAATAAACAACGTGTTATTCGTGCTTTGGAAATTATACGTGGAACGGGAAAAATGTTTTCATCATTTCGTAATCAAAAGCTAACTCCTCGCCCATTTCAAATCATTAAAATAGGATTAGAATTACCGCGCGAAGAAATGTATGATCGCATCAATCGTCGTGTAGATATTATGGTAAACGAAGGTTTAATTGAAGAAGTAAAAGCTTTAGAAGATGTAAAACATTTAAATGCATTGCAAACTGTTGGCTATCGCGAATTATTTGATTTTTTTGATGAAAATATAACAAAAGAATTTGCAATCGAAGAAATTAAAAAGAACACACGTCGTTTTGCAAAACGTCAAATGACTTGGTTTAAAAAAGATGAAACCATTCATTGGTTTTCACCCTTTGATATAGATCCTATCATACAACACATCAATCATAAAATATCGAGCATCTAA